Proteins from a genomic interval of Cupriavidus sp. WKF15:
- a CDS encoding MBL fold metallo-hydrolase: MEHTGPATTVDEIAGGIYRISTPVPPQDMPGGFSFNQYLVVDDRPLLYHTGPRKLFGQVREAIERVMPVSRLAYVGFSHVESDECGTLNDFLALAPDAVPLCGQIAAMVSVNDIAMRPARAMADGEVISLGSHRIRWLATPHVPHGWECSMAFEETTRTLLCGDLFTQPGDGNPPLTEEDILEASEAFRLQMDYYAHSPDTGMHLRRLADLHPATLACMHGSAWRGDGAALLARLSERLAQR; this comes from the coding sequence CCCGCCGCAGGACATGCCGGGCGGCTTTTCCTTCAACCAGTACCTGGTGGTGGATGACAGGCCATTGCTCTACCACACGGGTCCGCGCAAGCTGTTCGGGCAGGTTCGCGAGGCAATCGAACGCGTGATGCCGGTGTCGCGGCTGGCCTATGTCGGCTTCTCGCACGTCGAGTCCGACGAGTGCGGCACGCTCAACGACTTCCTGGCGCTGGCGCCGGATGCCGTGCCGCTGTGCGGGCAGATCGCCGCCATGGTGTCGGTCAACGATATCGCCATGCGGCCGGCCCGGGCCATGGCGGATGGCGAAGTCATCAGCCTGGGCTCGCACCGTATCCGCTGGCTGGCCACGCCGCATGTGCCGCATGGCTGGGAGTGCTCGATGGCTTTCGAAGAAACCACGCGCACGCTGCTGTGCGGTGACCTGTTCACGCAGCCCGGCGATGGCAACCCGCCGCTCACGGAAGAAGACATCCTCGAAGCGAGCGAGGCCTTCCGCCTGCAGATGGACTACTACGCGCACAGCCCGGACACCGGCATGCACCTGCGGCGCCTGGCCGACCTGCATCCTGCCACGCTGGCGTGCATGCATGGCAGCGCGTGGCGCGGCGATGGCGCGGCGCTGCTGGCACGCCTGTCCGAGCGGCTGGCGCAGCGGTAG
- a CDS encoding NAD(P)H-dependent oxidoreductase — MKTLLIVYHTMTGGTGQMARAAADAAAQQEGVTVSLRRAVEAGPDDVLAADGYLFATPENLAAMSGLMKDFFDRCYYAALDRVNGRPYAVMICAGSDGQNALRQIERIATGWRLKSVVPGLIVCTHAQTPERILAPKQIGADELERCAEMGAGLAAGLALGVF; from the coding sequence ATGAAGACCCTGCTGATCGTCTACCACACCATGACTGGCGGCACCGGACAGATGGCCCGGGCCGCCGCCGACGCCGCGGCTCAGCAGGAGGGCGTCACGGTCAGCCTGCGGCGTGCGGTGGAGGCGGGGCCGGACGATGTGCTGGCCGCCGACGGCTACCTGTTCGCGACGCCGGAGAACCTGGCCGCCATGTCCGGCCTGATGAAGGATTTCTTCGATCGCTGCTACTACGCCGCGCTCGACCGCGTAAACGGCCGTCCTTACGCGGTCATGATCTGCGCGGGCAGCGACGGGCAGAACGCGCTGCGGCAGATCGAGCGCATCGCGACCGGCTGGCGCCTGAAAAGCGTGGTGCCGGGTTTGATCGTCTGCACGCACGCGCAGACGCCCGAACGCATCCTCGCGCCCAAGCAGATCGGCGCCGACGAGCTGGAGCGCTGCGCCGAGATGGGCGCCGGTCTCGCCGCCGGCCTTGCGCTAGGCGTGTTCTGA
- a CDS encoding glutathione S-transferase family protein, with translation MQLYAHPFSSYCQKVLIALYENGIPFEWRMLSPDHADVLAEHAELWPLQRMPLLVDAGRSVMESSIIIEYLDTHHRGPVHWVPQDPDAALEVRMMDRFFDNYVMTPMQRIVLDYLRAPAQRDASGVADARKLLDTAYQWLDGALAGREWAAGGAFTLADCAAAPSLFYADWVHPIGPALANVRGYRSRLLARPAFARVVDEARPYRKLFPPGAPDRD, from the coding sequence ATGCAGCTGTATGCGCACCCGTTTTCCTCGTACTGCCAGAAAGTCCTGATCGCGCTGTACGAGAACGGCATACCGTTCGAATGGCGCATGCTGTCGCCGGACCACGCCGACGTACTTGCCGAGCACGCCGAGCTCTGGCCGCTGCAGCGCATGCCCTTGCTGGTCGATGCCGGGCGCAGCGTCATGGAGTCGAGCATCATCATCGAGTATCTCGACACGCACCATCGCGGCCCCGTGCACTGGGTTCCGCAGGACCCGGATGCCGCGCTCGAAGTCCGCATGATGGACCGCTTCTTCGACAACTACGTCATGACGCCGATGCAGCGCATCGTGCTCGACTACCTCCGCGCGCCCGCGCAGCGCGATGCGTCGGGCGTCGCCGATGCCAGGAAGCTGCTCGACACCGCCTACCAGTGGCTGGACGGTGCGCTCGCGGGGCGCGAGTGGGCTGCCGGGGGCGCGTTCACGCTGGCCGATTGCGCCGCGGCGCCGTCGCTGTTTTATGCCGACTGGGTCCACCCGATCGGTCCCGCGCTCGCCAATGTGCGGGGCTATCGCAGCCGGCTGCTGGCCCGTCCGGCGTTCGCCCGCGTGGTGGACGAGGCGCGGCCCTACCGGAAGCTGTTTCCGCCGGGTGCGCCAGACCGCGACTGA
- the pip gene encoding prolyl aminopeptidase, which translates to MPTLRTLYPAIEPYATGTLDVGDGHVIYYERVGTPGAKPAVFLHGGPGGGISADHRRLFDPARYDVLLFDQRGCGRSTPHAGLEANTTWHLVDDIERLRELAGVGRWLVFGGSWGSTLALAYAQKHPQRTSELVLRGVYTVSQAELDWYYQFGVSEMFPEKWARFQAPVPQAERGNMMAAYRKLLTGDDHEKQLEAARAWSVWEGETITLLPDAGNSAKHDDAHFALAFARLENHYFTHRAWLEDGQLLRDAHRLAGIPGTIVHGRYDMPCPARYAFALHQAWPDADFHLIEGAGHAWTEPGILDQLIRATDRFAQC; encoded by the coding sequence ATGCCAACCCTGCGCACTCTCTACCCCGCCATCGAACCCTACGCCACCGGCACGCTCGATGTCGGCGACGGCCATGTCATCTACTACGAGCGCGTCGGCACGCCCGGCGCCAAGCCGGCGGTGTTCCTGCACGGCGGCCCCGGCGGCGGCATCAGCGCCGACCACCGGCGGCTGTTCGATCCCGCCCGCTACGACGTACTGCTGTTCGACCAGCGCGGCTGCGGCCGCTCCACGCCGCACGCTGGCCTGGAGGCGAATACCACATGGCATCTCGTGGACGATATCGAACGCCTGCGCGAACTCGCGGGCGTCGGGCGCTGGCTGGTGTTCGGCGGGTCCTGGGGTTCCACGCTGGCGCTGGCCTATGCGCAGAAGCACCCGCAGCGCACCAGCGAGCTGGTGCTGCGCGGCGTCTATACCGTGTCACAGGCCGAGCTGGACTGGTACTACCAGTTTGGCGTGTCGGAGATGTTCCCGGAGAAATGGGCGCGCTTCCAGGCGCCTGTCCCGCAAGCGGAACGCGGCAACATGATGGCCGCCTATCGCAAGCTGCTGACGGGCGACGACCATGAAAAGCAGTTGGAGGCGGCACGCGCCTGGAGCGTCTGGGAAGGAGAGACCATCACCCTGCTACCCGACGCCGGCAACAGCGCCAAGCACGACGACGCGCATTTCGCGCTGGCGTTCGCGCGGCTGGAGAACCATTACTTCACGCACCGCGCCTGGCTGGAAGACGGACAGCTGTTGCGCGACGCCCATCGATTGGCGGGCATCCCCGGCACGATCGTGCATGGCCGCTACGACATGCCCTGCCCCGCGCGCTACGCGTTTGCGCTGCACCAGGCATGGCCCGACGCCGACTTTCACCTGATCGAAGGCGCCGGGCACGCGTGGACCGAGCCCGGCATCCTCGACCAGCTTATCCGCGCAACGGACCGCTTCGCGCAGTGCTGA
- a CDS encoding glutathione S-transferase N-terminal domain-containing protein, whose protein sequence is MSDLSAFPITRKWPAQHPDRIQLYSLPTPNGVKVSTMLEETGLPYEPHLVRFDHNDQLSPEFLSLNPNNKIPAIIDPDGPGGKPLPLWESGAILLYLADKSGKLIPTDAAGRYETIQWVMFQMGGIGPMFGQVGFFNRFAGKDYEDKRPRDRYVAESRRLLNVLNQRLADRPWIMGQDYTIADIATFPWVRNLLGFYEAGELVGIADFPHVTRALEAFVARPAVIKGLDTPHRG, encoded by the coding sequence GTGTCCGACCTGTCCGCCTTCCCCATTACCCGCAAATGGCCCGCGCAGCATCCTGACCGCATCCAGCTCTATTCGCTGCCCACGCCCAACGGCGTGAAGGTGTCGACCATGCTGGAGGAAACCGGCCTGCCCTACGAGCCGCACCTGGTGCGCTTCGACCATAACGACCAGTTGTCGCCGGAGTTCCTTTCGCTCAATCCCAACAACAAGATCCCGGCCATCATCGATCCCGATGGCCCGGGCGGCAAGCCGCTGCCGTTGTGGGAATCGGGCGCCATCCTGCTGTACCTGGCCGACAAGTCCGGCAAGCTCATTCCCACCGATGCCGCGGGCCGGTACGAGACCATCCAGTGGGTGATGTTCCAGATGGGCGGCATCGGGCCCATGTTCGGCCAGGTGGGCTTCTTCAATCGATTTGCCGGCAAGGATTACGAGGACAAGCGCCCGCGCGACCGCTATGTGGCCGAAAGCCGCCGACTGCTCAACGTGCTGAACCAGCGGCTGGCCGACCGGCCGTGGATCATGGGCCAGGACTACACCATTGCCGATATCGCCACCTTCCCGTGGGTGCGCAACCTGCTCGGTTTCTACGAGGCCGGTGAGCTGGTGGGCATTGCCGATTTCCCGCACGTGACGCGCGCGCTGGAAGCATTCGTGGCCAGGCCGGCCGTGATCAAGGGCCTCGATACGCCGCATCGCGGCTGA